In one window of Gloeocapsopsis sp. IPPAS B-1203 DNA:
- a CDS encoding DUF2267 domain-containing protein, translating to MPIPIREDIVYIILNKINDSGQGMHEVNFEESDFFPGIQITRAELLGHLDYLNQTQYIKAEFSGNAYANQEDVPSAVESKEVDFRVANTFGAEDGPLPHLITFESAELTEKGKRMLQKMEETPPKSLKEGVSVPIATKDMPFLEKVMIKGGFEDIFDARDVTEVIYRAMRDLMPTETSDQVEKELHKEVLPTEDKALQMEIADLWRDTNPIVGFLSRIRAPFDHSNRHNPTDISNVNDERFLTRVKNESPMAATGYDIDRDQAVKAVFAATKEELSEERSQEIAQYLPGKVRQLWEEA from the coding sequence ATGCCCATTCCCATTAGAGAAGATATTGTCTACATCATCCTCAATAAAATTAATGATAGTGGTCAAGGAATGCACGAAGTTAACTTTGAGGAAAGTGACTTCTTCCCAGGCATACAGATAACAAGAGCTGAATTATTAGGTCATCTCGATTATCTCAATCAAACACAATATATCAAGGCAGAATTTTCAGGAAATGCCTATGCCAACCAAGAAGACGTTCCTAGTGCAGTTGAATCTAAAGAAGTTGATTTTAGAGTTGCTAATACTTTTGGTGCAGAAGATGGTCCCTTACCGCATTTAATTACCTTTGAATCAGCAGAACTCACCGAAAAAGGTAAGCGAATGCTCCAAAAAATGGAGGAGACTCCTCCTAAATCTCTCAAAGAAGGGGTATCAGTTCCGATTGCCACAAAAGATATGCCTTTTCTAGAAAAGGTAATGATCAAAGGGGGATTTGAGGATATTTTTGATGCTAGGGATGTCACTGAGGTAATTTACCGTGCCATGCGCGATTTGATGCCCACAGAAACCTCTGACCAAGTAGAAAAAGAGTTACACAAAGAAGTGTTGCCCACAGAGGATAAAGCGCTACAAATGGAAATCGCAGACCTTTGGCGCGATACTAATCCTATTGTTGGCTTCTTAAGCAGGATTCGCGCGCCTTTTGATCATTCAAATCGTCACAATCCTACTGATATTTCCAATGTTAATGACGAACGCTTTTTAACGCGCGTTAAAAATGAATCACCAATGGCAGCAACAGGTTACGATATAGACCGCGACCAAGCCGTCAAAGCTGTGTTTGCTGCAACTAAAGAGGAATTATCGGAAGAACGAAGTCAGGAAATTGCTCAATATCTACCTGGAAAAGTTCGACAACTCTGGGAAGAAGCTTAA
- a CDS encoding ATP-binding protein: MFQATRRRLALWYTAVTAVLLLVFASGVYLYVRSTLIERIDDTLNHVVEVVERSLVIESTTTNADQFRINIEATFRDNADAVEDDHIDLEWFSPTGELLWSTLSEPLGLLVHPNRTGETVKVIRDQDAVAGQEDYTPLLLRQVTERVEVGRQVLGYLRVSHPWFEVTKPIRQLIFDLSLGTGLMVLSVAFCGWFLSGKAMEPVRESYQRLKQFTADASHELRSPIALIQTNVQVALTDPELLEASGAGAKYYQQLTVIERLTQRLGRLVDDLLFLARQDSGIVKPCFAACPLDALLMEVVEEQQLPATEKNITLSLHLIEAPESHNPQLIEDWFTLQGDWNQLVRLFTNLIVNAVHYTPHGGKVNVELTRIASPLATRIALLQVKVSDTGIGIPETALPRLFDRFYRVDPARTHTATTPVAIPTGSGLGLAIANAIAENHHGQIQVESLLHQGTTFTVTLPLNTES, from the coding sequence GCTAGTGGAGTTTATTTGTATGTTCGCAGTACATTAATCGAGCGAATTGACGATACTCTCAATCACGTTGTCGAGGTTGTCGAGCGATCGCTTGTGATTGAATCTACCACAACGAATGCTGACCAATTTCGCATCAACATCGAAGCGACTTTTCGAGATAATGCAGATGCTGTCGAGGACGACCATATTGATTTGGAGTGGTTTAGCCCCACCGGCGAACTTCTATGGTCAACTTTATCTGAACCATTAGGTCTTCTAGTTCATCCAAATCGCACTGGTGAAACTGTCAAGGTTATTCGAGATCAAGATGCAGTCGCAGGACAGGAAGATTACACTCCACTCTTACTGCGACAAGTGACCGAAAGAGTTGAAGTTGGACGACAAGTGTTAGGGTATTTGCGCGTTAGCCATCCGTGGTTTGAAGTCACAAAACCAATCCGCCAATTAATTTTTGACTTAAGTCTTGGCACAGGGTTAATGGTGCTTTCTGTTGCCTTTTGTGGTTGGTTTCTTTCGGGAAAAGCAATGGAACCCGTACGCGAATCTTATCAACGCCTCAAACAATTCACTGCTGATGCTTCCCACGAACTGAGAAGTCCAATTGCCCTCATTCAAACTAATGTCCAAGTAGCACTGACTGATCCTGAACTTTTAGAAGCTTCAGGTGCTGGTGCTAAATACTACCAACAGTTAACCGTCATTGAAAGGCTGACTCAACGATTAGGTCGTTTAGTAGACGATCTACTCTTTCTCGCACGCCAAGATAGCGGCATTGTGAAGCCCTGTTTTGCTGCGTGTCCTTTGGATGCTTTGCTGATGGAAGTGGTGGAAGAACAACAACTACCCGCAACTGAAAAGAATATTACGCTGTCGCTACATTTAATTGAAGCGCCTGAATCGCATAACCCGCAACTGATTGAGGATTGGTTTACACTTCAAGGTGATTGGAATCAACTCGTGCGTTTGTTTACCAACTTAATCGTTAACGCAGTACATTACACACCACACGGTGGTAAAGTCAATGTTGAGTTGACGAGAATCGCTTCACCGCTGGCGACTCGTATAGCTTTGCTGCAAGTTAAGGTGAGTGATACAGGTATTGGTATTCCTGAAACAGCCTTACCACGATTGTTTGATCGTTTTTATCGCGTAGACCCTGCGCGCACTCATACTGCAACAACTCCGGTTGCTATTCCCACAGGTTCAGGTCTTGGTTTAGCGATCGCCAACGCGATCGCCGAGAATCACCACGGTCAAATTCAAGTAGAAAGTCTCTTACATCAAGGCACAACTTTTACTGTTACTTTACCGCTAAATACTGAGTCTTAA